The window CGGCGGGTGCGAAGTGCGGGAGCAGCGGCGTGGCTGCGTCGTCGAGCAGGCGGTCGAGTTCGGACAGGGCGAGGGCGAGATTGCGGCGCTGCCCCAGCGCGGCGGCGGCGAGGTCGTCGGCAATCAGCTCGCGCTCGCAGCGTATGCGGCGCGACAGCCACCACACCGCCGGGTGATAGAACAACAGCGCTTCGGCCACGCCCTGCAGCAGGTTGACCAGATAGTCGTGGCGGCGGATGTGCGCCAGTTCGTGGGCGATCAGCGCTTCCAGCAGCGGCGCGGGCATGCGCATCGCCAGCGACGCCGGCAGCAGCACCATCGGCCGCCACCAGCCGATGGCCAGCGGCGAAGCGGCGTCGAGGGTCAGCCGCACCGGCACGTTGATGCGCAGGCCCAGCCGCGCGCCCAGCCGGTCGGCGATGGATTGCTGCGCCGCCGCATCGTCCGTCCAGGCGCGTTGGCGCAGCCGTGCCACCCAGTACAGCCCACCGGCCAGGCGCAGCGACAGCACGCATGCGCCCAGCGCCCAGCAGGCGACCAGCCAGGGCAGGGCGTCGGTGATGCGGAGGGGGGCGTCGCCGGCCAGCGCTTGCCACGCGATGCCGCTCGCGCCGGTGGTGGGGGACGCGGACATCAGGCTTGCGGCAGCCGTCGTCGCCGGAACGGCCAGCAGCCGCATCAGCGTCAGCACCGGCAACAGCAGCGACGCCAGCAGCGCGGCGCAGGCCACCGCATAGCGTGTCTGCGGGCGAGCGTTGCGCAGCAGCGCCAGCGCCAGCGCAGCCAGCAGGCCGAGCAGCGCGCCTTGCCAGAGGAAATGCAGAAGCGTCGTGCCCAGTGCCGGTACCAGGTGGAAGAGGGCGTCACGCATCGCGGTTTTCCTCCAGGAAGCGCTGGATCTCGGCGCGTTCTTCGTCGCTGACCCGGCCGCCGCGCAGCGCGGCCATCACCAGCGCCTTGCCGGAGCCGGCGAAGGCCTTGTGGATCAGGTCGTCCAGCAGCCGGTTCTGCAAGGAGCCCTTCGCCTGCACCGGCGCATAGACGTGCGAGCGCTGGCTCTCGTCGCGCTTGAGCAGGCCCTTGCCGTGCATGATCTGCATCAGCCGCAGCACGTTGGCGTAGGTCAGCTCCGGGCGCTCGCGCCGCTGCGCTTCGTGGACCTGCCGCGCGGTGCTGGGGCCGAGCTGCCAGAGCGTGCGCAGCAGGCCGAGTTCGGCGGGCGTGGGTTTGGGCGGGCGGGGTGCGGGCATGGCGTCTGCGGAGTTCCGGAATACGGGGTTCGATGCGGCCTGCCGGCCACGGGTTTAGAAAACAATGTCTAGAAAAATATGTCTAGAACAATTTTTCTATTTCCGACGAACGGTCGGGCCGGGCCGGCGTCGCGGACTTCGACGGAGGTCACCCCGACTTCCGTCATGCGCCATCGCCACGGCGCGGTGCAAGACTGCCGCCGGACAACGCCGCCGGGGAGGCATCGCATGCGCACCACACGTCGTGACCTGCTGAAGTTCGGAACGCTCGCCGCGGCCGCC is drawn from Thermomonas brevis and contains these coding sequences:
- a CDS encoding BlaI/MecI/CopY family transcriptional regulator is translated as MPAPRPPKPTPAELGLLRTLWQLGPSTARQVHEAQRRERPELTYANVLRLMQIMHGKGLLKRDESQRSHVYAPVQAKGSLQNRLLDDLIHKAFAGSGKALVMAALRGGRVSDEERAEIQRFLEENRDA